The Flavobacterium sp. HJ-32-4 genome contains a region encoding:
- a CDS encoding glucoamylase family protein — MRLIHYIPCSLLLLFLNCSNDNSKPNPVNENPTYTDTELLDMVQKDALKYFWDYAHPVSKLARERYHVDQPTFDQDIVTTGGSGFGILTLLVGIERGFVPRAEAVSRLTTAMDFLANADRFHGAWPHWMNGNTGDVIPFGTVDNGGDLVETAFLCEALICVREYFKNGTTAEQQLAQKADVLWKGVEWNWYTKGGEDALYWHWSPNYGWQMNFKLEGYNECLVTYVLAASSPTYAVGAAAYHTAWARSGGIVHNGQQYGYPVILNHNGATGNVGPLFWAHYSYLGLDPTQLTDQYANYWDLNRNHSMIIYEYCKANPRNYFGYSDKCWGLTASYTRNDDGTTGYAAHQPLEDRGVISPTAALSSFPYTPEQSMRFLRYLYEEKKNSYVGVAGPYDAFSPNYSWVTPRYLAIDQGTIAPMIENYRSGLLWNLFMNAPEVRQGLQNLGFSSSKHGI; from the coding sequence ATGAGATTAATCCACTACATACCTTGTTCACTTTTATTGTTGTTCCTCAATTGTAGCAACGATAATTCAAAACCGAATCCCGTAAACGAGAACCCGACGTATACTGATACAGAGCTTCTCGATATGGTACAGAAAGACGCCCTCAAATATTTTTGGGACTATGCGCATCCTGTATCGAAACTGGCGCGCGAGCGCTACCACGTTGACCAACCGACCTTTGATCAGGATATCGTAACGACTGGCGGTTCCGGCTTTGGTATCCTTACATTGCTGGTAGGTATTGAAAGAGGCTTTGTCCCCAGGGCGGAGGCTGTTTCAAGGCTTACTACCGCAATGGATTTCCTTGCCAACGCAGACCGTTTCCACGGTGCCTGGCCGCACTGGATGAACGGCAATACCGGCGATGTCATTCCGTTCGGAACGGTTGACAATGGCGGTGACCTCGTAGAAACGGCTTTTTTATGTGAGGCGTTGATTTGCGTACGTGAGTATTTCAAAAACGGAACGACTGCCGAACAGCAACTGGCCCAAAAGGCCGACGTTCTTTGGAAAGGAGTAGAGTGGAACTGGTATACCAAAGGAGGCGAAGACGCTCTCTATTGGCACTGGTCACCCAACTACGGCTGGCAGATGAATTTCAAACTGGAAGGATACAACGAGTGCCTCGTAACCTACGTGCTCGCTGCTTCATCTCCCACCTATGCCGTAGGCGCCGCCGCCTATCACACGGCCTGGGCGCGCAGTGGAGGAATCGTGCACAACGGACAACAGTACGGCTATCCCGTTATCCTCAATCACAATGGCGCAACTGGCAATGTCGGACCACTTTTTTGGGCGCATTATTCCTACCTCGGACTCGATCCGACGCAGCTCACCGACCAATACGCCAACTATTGGGACCTGAACCGGAACCATTCGATGATTATCTATGAATATTGCAAGGCTAACCCAAGGAACTATTTCGGTTATTCGGATAAATGCTGGGGCTTAACGGCGAGCTATACCCGAAACGATGATGGTACCACCGGCTATGCCGCGCACCAGCCATTGGAAGACCGGGGTGTGATCAGTCCGACCGCAGCGCTGTCGTCATTCCCCTACACGCCCGAGCAGTCGATGCGCTTCCTTCGGTATCTGTATGAAGAGAAGAAAAATAGTTATGTAGGAGTCGCAGGGCCATATGATGCGTTTTCGCCGAATTACAGCTGGGTGACGCCGCGCTACCTCGCCATTGACCAAGGTACCATTGCCCCGATGATCGAGAACTACCGTTCCGGGCTGTTGTGGAATTTGTTCATGAACGCACCGGAAGTCCGCCAAGGCTTGCAAAACCTCGGCTTCTCGTCATCGAAACACGGAATTTAA
- a CDS encoding RagB/SusD family nutrient uptake outer membrane protein yields MKNNRILKFSLIGVLLLAGLSACNDSDFLDRKPLGLATEGDLSNTGGFEEKAFGLYGQLRTEDGVTNWVRYWFQSIRSDDAMKGSNTGDQASQGTVFDSFQYQAANGFAEANWKGHYRIIYSCNDLIAAVDALPSPDSGSLINKAEACAIRAFCFFELRRDFGEIPLVTNVVDTPQDEIKAKSSVAEVDQQIIADLTFAAEHLPVSWPAYPGRATKGFAQTLLGKVYLYEGNWAQALAQFENVINSGTYGLYQDRSKLFLKEADNSPESVFEIQFLRVGSTNYSNNYWESQGIRGSAVWDLGWGFNVPTQNLIDAFGSSDPRLGQTVLFSGQDDGYGNVIPSAPPLDQPYWNKKAYTLKSEREAFGENKNHWANIRIIRYADVLLMAAEAANELGQTSVATGYLNQVRARARANNSSVLPDITSGDQTTVRNAIKLERRLELALEGERFYDLVRWGDATTVLAPNGYADKNKWFPIPQFAIDQSNGVLIQNPNY; encoded by the coding sequence ATGAAAAACAATAGAATTTTAAAATTTTCTCTGATCGGTGTGTTGTTGCTGGCAGGTTTGAGCGCCTGTAACGACTCCGATTTTCTAGACCGCAAACCTTTAGGTCTTGCAACCGAAGGCGACCTGTCGAATACGGGTGGCTTCGAGGAAAAGGCATTTGGTTTATACGGACAGTTGCGCACGGAAGACGGCGTAACGAACTGGGTACGCTATTGGTTCCAAAGCATTCGCTCGGATGACGCCATGAAAGGAAGTAACACCGGTGACCAGGCCAGCCAGGGTACCGTATTTGATAGCTTTCAGTATCAGGCAGCGAATGGCTTTGCCGAGGCGAACTGGAAAGGACATTACCGCATCATCTATTCGTGTAATGATCTGATTGCAGCGGTGGATGCACTTCCATCACCCGATTCAGGTTCGTTGATAAACAAAGCAGAGGCATGTGCCATCCGCGCTTTTTGTTTCTTTGAACTACGTCGTGATTTTGGGGAGATTCCTCTCGTAACTAACGTAGTCGATACGCCACAGGATGAGATCAAGGCAAAATCGTCGGTAGCGGAAGTTGACCAACAAATTATCGCCGACCTGACCTTCGCGGCTGAGCATCTTCCAGTAAGTTGGCCTGCCTATCCGGGTCGTGCTACAAAAGGTTTCGCCCAGACGCTGTTAGGAAAAGTATACCTTTATGAAGGAAACTGGGCCCAGGCACTGGCGCAATTTGAAAATGTGATCAACAGCGGTACTTATGGATTGTATCAAGACCGTAGCAAACTGTTTCTGAAAGAAGCAGACAACTCTCCAGAGTCTGTTTTCGAGATTCAGTTCCTCCGTGTTGGTTCTACCAATTATTCTAACAACTATTGGGAATCACAAGGTATCCGCGGTAGCGCCGTATGGGATTTGGGCTGGGGCTTCAACGTTCCGACACAGAACCTGATAGACGCTTTCGGTTCAAGCGATCCGAGATTGGGCCAAACGGTACTCTTCTCAGGTCAGGACGACGGTTACGGAAATGTAATTCCTTCTGCTCCGCCGCTCGACCAACCATATTGGAACAAGAAGGCCTATACGTTGAAAAGTGAGCGTGAGGCATTTGGGGAAAACAAAAACCACTGGGCCAATATTCGCATCATTCGCTACGCAGATGTGCTTTTGATGGCTGCTGAAGCAGCAAATGAACTCGGACAGACTTCCGTGGCAACAGGCTACCTGAACCAGGTTCGTGCTCGTGCCCGGGCTAACAACTCGAGCGTATTGCCGGACATTACATCAGGTGATCAAACAACCGTACGCAATGCCATCAAACTCGAGAGAAGACTCGAACTGGCGCTGGAAGGCGAACGCTTCTACGACCTTGTTCGTTGGGGTGATGCCACCACCGTTTTGGCTCCAAACGGCTATGCCGACAAAAACAAATGGTTCCCGATTCCGCAGTTTGCGATCGACCAGTCCAACGGTGTGCTGATCCAGAACCCTAACTATTGA
- a CDS encoding histidine kinase: MKKFLPALWVLLLATMPTWSQQTLPFTENFTKSDYQGDNQNWNIVQGADHAMYFANNRFLLRYNGVRWEKYTLPNKTIIRSLYAEGDRIYCGSYKEFGYWKRVAGKMHYTSLAASADFFNGKSENEEIWKIFRFGDKLYFQSFNMLLTIDKGGRIAKTMLADQISYCYEVSGNLFMATVRKGIYQRVGERFVKQPGWEAVEGSIIHHIQGYKGRTYVFTRANGVFVTDGGRLVPWDSPLNERLKSESINAARFVGNRLAIGTAQQGLYLVDMETGGWKSLNRQNAIRNNAILCITVDKEQDLWLGLDNGIAHVEINSPVELFTDNSGVLGSVYAMAGFKDGFLFVTNHGAFRYQDEQLSLLQGSQGQVWDIYPYENGFILGHNDGTFVFDGSKLYRANTVNGGWEFFHSIWDDAYFQANYTGIAVYKSLADLSNPRILGGFTKPIRYVAQERPGELWAADNYRSLYRIKYDSQFRTTSIENVSQQNGISNDFGVKIFNYKNEVLFLIDGIWYTYKAITGKLVKDEVFNGAFAHISDIIPVDDQRFMVVRDGVLYMVSQKRHAFYWDLLPEKYYGGKLISDDTKAYTRGQGILLNLDDGFLSYAPNRTSGQPAKIVVEGYYQGDLITDDTDILYNQPVEINAISDYYGFGRPELYYRVNGEGRYERARNGHVILNNLDSGLQEIVFYRFDGHGYVKLAEYAFSVDRPWYFSGWMILVYMVLAGAVFLLYYQWNKFRYRQKLQLKEEELRHQKKILELQLKSENEQYIQRYEKHILELEVQAKSSEVAGKSLSIAKHGEMIETIKRIIEEEKDVSKLKSEIRKTLKANAVSKHEWETFETNLSQVHSEFIKALSTRYPSLTPRDIRLCVYLKMNMSSKEIAPLMNISFRGVELHRYRLRKKLDLPQEASLSKFMNSL; encoded by the coding sequence TTGAAGAAGTTCTTGCCTGCATTATGGGTTCTCCTGCTGGCGACCATGCCTACGTGGTCGCAGCAAACGCTTCCGTTTACCGAGAATTTCACGAAATCCGACTACCAGGGCGATAACCAAAACTGGAATATCGTCCAGGGGGCTGACCATGCGATGTATTTCGCCAATAACCGCTTTTTACTTCGCTATAACGGCGTGCGGTGGGAGAAGTATACGCTGCCCAATAAAACCATCATCCGCTCGCTTTACGCAGAAGGGGATCGCATCTATTGCGGCTCCTATAAAGAGTTCGGCTATTGGAAGCGGGTAGCGGGAAAGATGCACTATACCTCACTGGCGGCGTCGGCTGACTTCTTCAATGGCAAGTCGGAGAATGAGGAGATTTGGAAGATCTTTCGCTTCGGCGACAAACTCTACTTCCAGTCGTTCAACATGCTCTTGACGATCGACAAGGGTGGCCGTATTGCCAAAACCATGCTGGCCGACCAGATTTCGTATTGCTATGAGGTGTCGGGCAACTTGTTCATGGCGACGGTCCGCAAGGGCATCTACCAGCGGGTAGGGGAGCGGTTCGTGAAGCAACCCGGTTGGGAAGCGGTGGAAGGGTCGATCATACACCATATACAAGGGTATAAAGGAAGGACCTATGTCTTTACCCGTGCGAACGGCGTGTTTGTGACGGACGGTGGTCGTTTGGTGCCGTGGGATTCTCCGCTCAACGAACGCTTAAAGTCGGAATCGATCAACGCAGCCCGTTTTGTCGGGAACCGCCTCGCCATTGGAACAGCGCAGCAGGGTCTCTATCTCGTTGACATGGAAACCGGGGGGTGGAAGAGCCTCAATCGGCAGAATGCCATTCGGAACAATGCCATTTTGTGTATTACGGTCGACAAAGAGCAGGATTTGTGGCTCGGACTCGACAATGGGATTGCGCACGTGGAGATCAATTCACCGGTGGAGTTGTTTACGGACAATTCGGGCGTGTTGGGGTCGGTATACGCCATGGCCGGTTTTAAAGATGGTTTTTTGTTCGTGACCAATCACGGGGCGTTTCGCTACCAGGACGAACAGTTGTCGCTTTTACAAGGTTCCCAGGGACAGGTATGGGACATCTACCCGTATGAGAACGGTTTTATATTAGGGCACAACGACGGCACTTTCGTATTCGACGGCTCGAAATTGTATCGGGCGAACACCGTCAATGGGGGGTGGGAGTTTTTTCATAGTATTTGGGACGATGCCTATTTCCAGGCGAATTATACCGGTATCGCGGTGTATAAATCATTGGCAGACCTGTCAAATCCCCGGATCCTGGGCGGATTTACAAAACCGATACGTTATGTGGCACAGGAGCGACCGGGCGAATTGTGGGCGGCCGACAACTATCGTAGCCTGTATCGGATTAAGTATGACAGCCAGTTCCGTACAACCAGTATTGAAAACGTGTCCCAGCAAAACGGGATTTCCAATGATTTTGGGGTAAAGATTTTCAATTATAAGAATGAGGTTCTTTTCCTTATCGACGGTATTTGGTATACCTACAAGGCCATCACGGGGAAGTTGGTCAAGGATGAGGTGTTCAACGGGGCGTTCGCGCATATATCCGACATCATTCCGGTTGATGACCAACGTTTCATGGTCGTTCGTGATGGGGTACTCTATATGGTGTCGCAAAAACGACATGCTTTCTATTGGGACCTCTTGCCGGAAAAATACTATGGGGGTAAATTGATTTCCGACGACACCAAAGCATACACGCGTGGCCAGGGTATACTGCTGAACCTCGATGACGGGTTTCTGTCGTACGCCCCGAATCGTACCTCTGGCCAACCGGCTAAAATTGTGGTAGAAGGCTACTACCAAGGCGACTTGATTACGGATGACACGGATATCCTTTACAACCAACCCGTCGAAATCAATGCCATTTCCGACTATTACGGGTTTGGGCGGCCGGAGTTGTACTACCGTGTGAATGGGGAAGGACGGTATGAACGGGCCCGAAACGGTCATGTGATCCTGAACAACCTCGACAGCGGGCTCCAGGAAATAGTGTTCTATCGCTTCGACGGTCATGGTTATGTAAAATTGGCCGAATATGCGTTTTCGGTAGACCGACCGTGGTATTTCTCGGGCTGGATGATCCTGGTATATATGGTATTGGCGGGAGCTGTGTTCCTGTTGTATTACCAGTGGAACAAATTCCGGTACCGCCAGAAATTGCAGTTAAAAGAAGAAGAACTGCGCCACCAAAAGAAGATATTGGAGCTGCAATTGAAGTCAGAGAACGAACAGTATATCCAGCGTTACGAGAAACACATCCTCGAATTGGAAGTACAGGCCAAATCGTCTGAAGTGGCTGGAAAATCGCTCTCCATCGCCAAGCACGGCGAAATGATCGAGACCATCAAACGCATCATCGAGGAAGAGAAGGATGTCTCCAAACTAAAGTCGGAGATTCGCAAAACACTCAAAGCCAACGCGGTGAGCAAACACGAATGGGAGACATTCGAAACCAACCTGAGTCAGGTACATAGCGAGTTCATCAAAGCGCTGTCAACGCGTTATCCTTCACTGACCCCGCGGGACATTCGTTTGTGTGTTTACCTGAAAATGAATATGTCATCAAAAGAAATCGCGCCGCTTATGAATATCTCGTTCCGTGGCGTGGAGCTGCACCGCTATCGTCTTCGCAAGAAACTCGATCTGCCACAGGAGGCGTCGCTTTCGAAGTTTATGAATTCCCTCTGA
- a CDS encoding LamG domain-containing protein yields MKRMKFTNLSLVLLGALAFTGCQQMDQPALGDYPIDENPAGGPLKFYVTFDRESDNKLMQAVDETRAKFPSDNSFTQGEGVSGKGAWGVSDKMITYSSANDWAATAESFTLSFWEKHNGQTKNGTNPGAEHVFSIPSSNGHWSGATMFLLFDAAPTTTAAAVKFVMVDKNMADTWMTWEGGGSIEGIIDNQWHHFVFTYNASTSDFTLWIDGVNKGTKTWTGHGPLNLDAAKVSGFRIGNGPQSQIPSGDNWLYSNWKGGLDQFRLYNTVLTEAEIQDLFTNKK; encoded by the coding sequence ATGAAAAGAATGAAGTTTACCAATTTGAGCCTTGTGCTTCTGGGAGCACTGGCATTTACGGGTTGCCAACAGATGGACCAACCAGCTTTGGGCGATTATCCGATCGATGAAAATCCTGCGGGAGGACCATTGAAATTTTATGTAACCTTTGACCGCGAGAGTGATAACAAGCTCATGCAGGCGGTTGATGAAACGCGTGCCAAGTTCCCAAGTGACAATAGCTTCACACAGGGGGAAGGCGTGTCGGGTAAAGGTGCCTGGGGCGTTTCCGACAAGATGATTACGTATTCAAGTGCAAACGACTGGGCTGCTACAGCCGAGAGTTTCACGTTATCATTTTGGGAGAAGCACAACGGTCAGACGAAGAATGGCACAAACCCTGGTGCTGAGCACGTATTCAGTATCCCATCTTCTAACGGGCACTGGTCAGGCGCTACCATGTTCCTGTTGTTCGATGCAGCACCTACCACTACGGCAGCCGCTGTTAAGTTTGTGATGGTCGACAAGAATATGGCCGACACCTGGATGACGTGGGAAGGCGGCGGTTCCATCGAAGGAATCATCGACAACCAGTGGCACCACTTTGTGTTTACCTACAACGCAAGTACGTCTGATTTCACGCTTTGGATCGACGGTGTCAACAAAGGAACTAAGACTTGGACAGGTCACGGGCCGCTCAACCTCGACGCTGCAAAAGTGTCTGGTTTCCGTATCGGAAATGGTCCACAGTCGCAAATTCCTAGCGGTGACAACTGGCTGTATTCGAACTGGAAAGGCGGACTCGACCAATTCCGCTTGTACAACACAGTGTTGACCGAAGCTGAGATCCAGGATCTCTTCACAAATAAGAAGTAA
- a CDS encoding TonB-dependent receptor: protein MKNFIICLMAFICLPAFVSAQGIKGKVVDESGLPLPGVSVSLVGTTTGTVSDIDGNFSVKAKAGDQLQFSFVGYTTQTVSAADGMTVNMQLSATELKDVVVQIGYGSASKRDLTGSIVKINGSEIADKPNANPLASLQGRVAGLSVVNNGQPGSEPDIRIRGTVSRFNTKPLYVIDGIWNDNMSFVNPNDIESVEILKDPSSLAVFGSKGANGVIIVTTKRAKAGKTTVTFNTSAGVKAITGKPEMTNASQFQSLFNQGLAQQGAAPYDFSLYTGNTDWVDAIKQDSPIISQYNLSVSNATETNKVYLGVGYLQEEGLIRNELYKKFTFNFNDELKIGDRIKVGGAMNGYDARNPQLHDFIGALNATPVVEAFNQDQGLYNQLPNAIGGPQIGNPLADVEIMRNGTQLSRDTRFVGSLFAEVQLIDGLSLRGSYLGDLWFNRNRGYTPVFNVWAADALVTPTEDLRITPYSGNTLTSVNQAKTDYQKLQQDVNLTYKKSFGKHDVTALFGYMRYEEILSSMSGKVTQEPGGDPIPNDPRWWWLNVFPTGSQDEDNRTVSSEQWDRATVSYLGRVLYNYDGKYIFNASFRRDGSSELRKWQNFWAAGIAWDMSKEAFMQGSKLNYLKVKASTGQLGNQFPSIHYPGYPNYVPGASAVFGEQLVPAYILAFQNNPNLQWEVVSSLEGGVELATFNNRLSLEANYYTKRTTNLINPVSGTDDYYINAGSIENRGIELMASWRDKVGDIEYSLSGNLTTMKNEVTEVYNPNNLPNYYVLDDMTIFKEGSPIGSFYGYVVDGVYQSVADLLDSPPNSLGGGVGDLKFKDVNGDGSITDADRTVIGNPTPDFTYGISASVNWKGFSLSADFQGVYGNEIWRAWGNGATYAPFNYRTDRLNAWNGPGTSNWEPRVNPDAAGYNTLPSTYMIEDGSYFRVRNIQIGYTFDSKVLDKLKIAGLKIYLNAQNPFTWKNNSGFSPEAGGSPTKFSIDSGGYPVPSITTLGINASF, encoded by the coding sequence ATGAAAAATTTTATCATTTGCCTTATGGCGTTCATATGTCTACCCGCCTTCGTTTCCGCTCAGGGAATCAAGGGAAAAGTGGTAGATGAAAGTGGACTGCCATTACCGGGAGTGAGTGTTTCGTTGGTCGGCACCACTACGGGAACCGTTTCGGACATCGACGGTAATTTCTCCGTCAAAGCCAAAGCGGGCGACCAGCTTCAGTTCTCATTCGTTGGTTACACCACCCAAACCGTTTCGGCAGCGGACGGCATGACGGTAAACATGCAATTGTCGGCTACCGAGTTGAAAGACGTAGTCGTTCAAATTGGTTACGGCTCAGCGAGCAAGCGCGATTTGACGGGTTCGATCGTGAAGATTAATGGGTCGGAGATCGCCGACAAGCCGAATGCAAACCCATTGGCTTCCCTTCAGGGACGGGTTGCCGGTCTGAGCGTCGTGAACAACGGGCAACCGGGCAGTGAGCCAGACATCCGTATTCGTGGAACGGTAAGCCGTTTCAACACAAAACCTTTGTATGTTATTGACGGAATATGGAACGATAATATGTCTTTCGTTAACCCGAACGATATTGAGTCAGTTGAGATTTTGAAAGACCCTTCGTCCCTCGCGGTTTTTGGATCGAAAGGAGCTAACGGTGTCATCATCGTCACAACGAAACGTGCAAAAGCCGGCAAAACCACTGTGACGTTTAACACCTCTGCCGGTGTCAAGGCGATTACAGGTAAGCCTGAGATGACCAATGCATCGCAATTCCAATCGCTCTTTAACCAAGGGTTAGCGCAACAGGGAGCGGCACCATACGATTTCTCATTGTATACAGGAAATACGGACTGGGTGGATGCAATCAAGCAAGATTCTCCTATTATTTCCCAGTATAACCTTTCTGTCTCAAATGCGACCGAAACTAATAAGGTCTATTTGGGTGTGGGATACTTGCAAGAAGAAGGTCTGATTCGCAATGAACTCTACAAGAAGTTCACATTCAACTTCAATGACGAGCTGAAAATTGGAGATCGTATAAAAGTAGGAGGTGCCATGAATGGTTATGATGCACGCAATCCACAACTTCACGATTTTATCGGTGCGCTTAATGCTACTCCGGTTGTTGAGGCGTTCAATCAAGATCAAGGACTTTACAATCAATTGCCAAACGCAATTGGAGGGCCACAGATAGGTAACCCGTTGGCGGATGTTGAAATCATGCGCAATGGCACCCAGTTGAGCCGCGATACCCGTTTCGTAGGTAGTCTGTTCGCAGAAGTTCAGTTGATTGACGGTCTTTCACTCCGTGGTTCTTACCTGGGTGACCTTTGGTTCAACAGAAATAGGGGCTATACTCCGGTATTTAATGTATGGGCGGCGGATGCACTCGTAACGCCAACAGAAGACCTTCGTATCACACCATATAGTGGCAATACACTTACTTCGGTAAACCAGGCCAAGACGGACTATCAAAAGCTACAACAAGACGTCAACCTGACATATAAGAAGAGTTTCGGTAAGCACGACGTAACCGCATTGTTTGGTTACATGCGATATGAGGAAATCCTGTCTAGCATGTCAGGTAAAGTGACGCAGGAGCCAGGAGGTGATCCGATTCCAAATGACCCTCGTTGGTGGTGGTTGAATGTCTTCCCAACCGGTTCACAGGACGAAGATAACCGTACTGTTTCAAGTGAACAATGGGATCGTGCAACCGTGTCTTATCTGGGCCGGGTACTGTACAACTACGACGGTAAGTATATCTTCAACGCGTCTTTCCGTCGAGATGGTTCTTCAGAATTGCGTAAGTGGCAGAATTTCTGGGCTGCGGGTATTGCCTGGGACATGAGCAAAGAAGCATTTATGCAAGGTTCTAAACTCAACTACCTGAAGGTAAAAGCGTCTACAGGTCAACTGGGTAACCAATTCCCAAGTATCCACTACCCGGGCTATCCGAACTACGTACCGGGTGCGAGCGCGGTGTTTGGGGAGCAACTGGTACCGGCCTACATTCTTGCTTTCCAGAACAACCCTAATCTTCAATGGGAGGTTGTAAGTTCGCTTGAAGGAGGCGTGGAATTGGCGACGTTCAATAATCGTCTGTCATTGGAAGCCAACTATTACACAAAGAGAACGACAAACCTGATCAACCCAGTATCGGGTACTGACGACTATTATATCAACGCGGGTAGCATTGAAAACCGCGGCATCGAATTGATGGCTAGTTGGAGAGATAAAGTGGGCGACATTGAGTACTCCCTCTCTGGAAACCTTACAACCATGAAAAATGAGGTTACAGAAGTGTACAATCCAAACAACCTTCCGAACTATTACGTACTCGACGATATGACGATCTTCAAAGAAGGTAGTCCAATCGGATCCTTCTACGGCTATGTAGTAGACGGAGTATACCAATCGGTAGCCGACCTTCTCGATTCACCACCAAACTCACTCGGTGGCGGCGTGGGCGACTTGAAATTCAAAGATGTAAATGGAGATGGATCGATTACAGACGCTGACCGTACCGTCATCGGAAATCCGACACCTGATTTCACTTACGGAATCTCTGCTTCGGTAAACTGGAAAGGATTCAGTCTTTCTGCTGACTTTCAAGGTGTTTATGGAAATGAAATATGGCGTGCATGGGGTAACGGGGCGACCTACGCGCCGTTTAACTACCGTACAGACAGACTCAACGCCTGGAACGGACCTGGTACTTCAAACTGGGAGCCTCGTGTGAACCCAGATGCGGCGGGTTACAATACCTTGCCTTCTACTTATATGATCGAGGATGGAAGCTACTTCCGTGTACGTAACATCCAGATTGGGTACACATTTGACAGCAAGGTCCTCGACAAGCTTAAAATTGCAGGTCTTAAAATCTACCTGAACGCTCAAAACCCTTTCACTTGGAAAAACAACTCCGGATTCAGCCCTGAAGCTGGCGGAAGTCCTACCAAGTTCAGCATCGATAGCGGCGGATATCCCGTTCCTTCCATTACAACGTTGGGCATCAATGCATCATTCTAA